From Acipenser ruthenus chromosome 36, fAciRut3.2 maternal haplotype, whole genome shotgun sequence:
TACATGGTAAACGATGGTACTGTCATAGTatgaccatgggaaaagcatagggtaaaaactgcaaaattatccTGCagaatttttttctgaaagaatacccaataaagttaccaaagcAGAAATAACCCACTGTGATGTTTCGATTCTTGGCGtgagttgtttcttatttgtttttagaactgtacttggtgttttttttcctatCATCAAAttacaatttggagtaaatatttttaagaatCTTTAGAATGATCAAATGTGTTATCAAGCCCATATTTGCAGACTTTTGAATGTTTATTTAGGCAGGGCTGCCCAGTCAGGGTCCTGGAGAGCCATTCCACTGTCACATTGAACAGGTACAACAAGATCATTAACGACTTtcgggtctggatggaggtttcattggttcaattaaacaattaaagaaGGGAAAGAGAATAAACAGTGCTAACCCTAACGCTGCTTGAATAAGGAGATCCCCTCAAGCCCCctctgaaaccctttgttagagtCCCTCTCCCCGCAGGTGTGATGATGTGTTTGTAACAGCGTGTCAGTGCTCTCAGCTGTTTGTAATGAATCTGCAGGGCAGGCACTATAGCGCTATCTGTCACAATGGCATTCCCACAAACACAGGGCTCAGATTAGATTCTGTTGAATTGCTGCCACCCGTTGCCATGCCGAtttctaaaacaaaagcaaaacataataaaGATTGAATTCCTGTTTTCGACAGACTGTGAAGTGCATCTACAGTAACTACAAGAAGGAAAAAAAGGCTGTTCACCAAGTTTTGAGCAAAACTGTCTTCCTGTACAGCGTTTTCATTTATAATGTATGTTTCTAAGTATTCTGTGTCTCCCTCTGATCAAGTTTCTCTCATGCTGTGTCAGGGTCTGCCATACAAacagtgcaagagaaagtacactctcaacatgattagaggagccacaaaaaaacagacaaaaagctgATCTGAAACTATTTAATCTGTTTCTATAGAACCTGTTGTCATTTAAACGttctgaatgctttgtcattgacattgtgagtgtgagatccacgctgtcagtgctgttacaagtgtagctgctgctgtaggttctgtcattgtgagtgtgagatccacgctgtcagtgctgttacaggtgtagctgctgctgtaggttctgtcattgacattgtgggtgtgagatccacgctgtcagtgctgttacaagtgtagctgctgctgtaggttctgtcattgacattgtgagtgtgagatccacgctgtcagtgctgttacaagtgtagctgctgctgtaggttctgtcattgtgagtgtgagatccacgctgtcagtgctgttacaagtgtagctgctgctgtaggttctgtcattgacattgtgagtgtgagatccacgctgtcagtgctgttacaagtgtagctgctgctgtaggttctgtcattgacattgtgagtgtgagatccacgctgtcagtgctgttacaagtgtagctgctgctgtaggttctgtcattgtgagtgtgagatccacgctgtcagtgctgttacaagtgtagcttctgctgtaggttctgtcattgacattgtgagtgtgagatccacgctgtcagtgctgttacaagtgtagctgctgctgtaggttctgtccttgacattgtgagtgtgagaaCCACACTGTCACGTGTAGCTGCTGCTAACAGGTTCTAATGGGGACATGACATAGCTAGTGTAGATATCCAAAGTGATGCTACTCTTAATGCAACACAACTGTAATTAATTAACCCGTTATTTTAAATAAGTCTCACCTGTTGTGAATTTCCATTTAGATGTGCAGCTTTGAAGCAGAatcttttttctcattttaaatcttgaaaTCTTGTACTACAGATTTACTTAGAGGTGCAGCTTTGAAGCActtttttgcttatttatttattttttttatcaatagcCTGCACCATTGCGCAAGGCACCCTCTTTGAATGTATCACTTACTGGCTGTGCTACTGTAATGTTGTCACTGATTAGAGCTTGACAAAGAACATTGCATTCAGTAACGTTAACCCTTTCCTTGCTTGCTGCTCTGGTTTTTCTAAGCCACTGTGATTGACAGGAGCGGTTTTATATGTTCAAGGCACTGCTCCCTTCTCTTATACCCAGAACCTCCCTGGCTGTAGGGCTATAAGCTCAGTTTCACATTTCTCCCTCACAAGAGAACAGCGTGTGCCTTGGTATTGGAACTCTGGGTATAGACAGGGTGCAAAGAGCAATATTGTAATATACTGAAAAGGTGAGGCGTGCAGTCGCAGTTTACCCATTGGTGGACAATACTGTCATTTATATCCCCAAACAACACAAACACCATGCGATTGGTTGATCTGTGTTGCAGTTTGTTCACACTTCATCAGTGTACTGTTATGGGAGTACAATGCAGTTTGGGCAAGAGGTTCTGACTGCGCAAACGGTGCAAATGATTTCTGTTCTAATAAAACACAATGTATTCACTTATTATGAATCACAAAAGCAAAAAGTGTGCTCAGGAACaaatattaagtaaaaaaaagtttttattcagtTTTTGCAATTGCGTGATATGTTTAGTGTTgagaggagttctctttcctatactactagagcgctctgcagtgttgagtggagttctctttcctatactactagagcgctctgcagtggagaggggagttctctttcctatactactagagtgctctgcagtgttgagtggagttctctttcctatactactagagcgctctgcagtgttgagaggagttctctttcctatactactagagcgctctgcagtgcagagtggagttctctttcctatactactagagtgctctgcagtgttgagaggagttctctttcctatactactagagcgctctgcagtgctgagtggagttctctttcctatactactagagttaACTATCATAAGCATGAGATGAAAGAGCTGGTTGCTTGTTTTCTTTACCCCTATAAAGTGTGCAATGGCAACAGTGATCTATTTGATATGGGCAAGTTAAACATTATTACTAAAACACGCCTATGAAATTGACTCTGTTCAGCTAAGCCGGTCTGACTCGAGCAGGCTTTTTGAAATCAATGTCTGCCTTTCTAACACTGCAGGGGTGCTTTtttgaaagaatgaaagaaattgGAAACACCCTGCAAatatctgaaagctgtttatGAGGTTAATGAATGAACAGGCAAATAAAACTCACAAGACAGGAGCTGATGCTGTTCAGCAGCACTGAATGCCAATATACTGAAAGCCAGGAACTACAGGTAGCCACCAGGGGTTTCAAtccactcattattattattatttcatcattattattatttatttatttatttatttatttattagcagatgcccttatccagggcaacttacaattgttacaagatatgtaAATATGACTCATGATTAATCAGTCAGCCTCTTCagttatctgcaagctaatttatgggcaggggtacctcgaaaggccaGGACAAAGGccagaccagactgcacccagctacctccagaccctcatctctccctacacccccactcgacctctccgctccgcctgcactagaagactagctctacctccgctacgctcccctgcctccagagcccgctccttctccacccttgctccgcagtggtggaatgaccttcctacagatgtcaggactgcccagtccctgaccacattccggcgcctcctcaaaactcacctcttcaaagagcacctgtagaactcctctgtttgtatcctgggacactatcacccttcatgtaaatgtgctttattttgctcttatctgccccctattttactgcatttaatcctgtacttcagaatactgtaatctgccaagtgtttaacctgtagtactttgtatttaatcacatcctgatgtaactatcactatttaatcatatcctgatgtaactatcactattatctgctgtattattgaattgtggtttgtcacacttgtactttgcttgaacaaaagttattgtatttcttgctcttattgtattacttgtattgtaacacttgaaatgtatttgcttacgattaagattgtaagtaataataataataataataataataataataataataatagtgttgctCCCCCTTTTAAACGCTGTATCTGGAGCCATGGCTGCAATAACGAGAACAAGTGGAATGGCATTACAGGGTAAATGGGAGCCTCGACCACACCGCTGCATAGCCATGTATGAAGAGCTCCCCTTGTATCGGAGCACTGGAGCCATTTAGTATGGAGAAGAGTCCATGCAAATGCAAGCACATTCTCAGTGCTACAAGCACTGCCCAAGGCATTCGCTGGTTTAGTTAGGGGTGTCTTATAAGGCACTGACTCAGAGTCTTTGGAGCAAAACTATTTTGAAAAGAAAGGCAATTAATGTTTGGATTTGGAACCTGGCAGTGGTGAGCGATTACTCAGCACCCCGGAGTTTGGAACGCTCCCCGGGGTCATTCGGTGACACAGTCATtatttatcatcattatcattattaataatataaacaGATGATAAGGGTTAAGAGGCTGCCATTGTGTAGCTTCAGTGATTAATTCACtgattgctgtgttttattaacccTGTATGTGCAGTAGCTGTGTGAGTATTGGCTTGGCCATTCTAACCCTAacaaaagtttaccatggcatttttgcagttttaccatgattTTCCCATGGtttgctgtgcatttaccatagtttaccatggtttgccatgtttattgataggctttaccatacctcactattctttaccatgcttaccttttctttaccattctttcactgtgctttattacgctttgctgtgcttttactatacatacttttataaggggtttAACAATGTAACTGCATGAAGGCGTTAGCCAGAACACTGTGTTTGTTACCTAGACTCCAGTAGTTGTACCTGTGTACAGGTTATGTGGGTTTTGCtttattgtaagttgccctggataagggtgtctgctaataaataataataataataataataataataataataataataataataataatagttcccTAATTTCCTCTCACAGCTAAATATCTGTTTACTAGTagggcattttttattattattattattattatttatttcttagcagacgcacttatccagggcgacttacaattgttacaagatatcacattattttttttttttttacatacaattacccatttatacagttgtttttttaatgttgcacTCTCAGGTATTAAATACATCTGAATGCCCCTAAGGTAGGGATTAAGAAGTCCCCTGCCCTTTGTCTATCCTGGAAGGCATGCAATGCATTGATTctgtgttattttaatgttttgaaacTGTACAGACCTGTGCAGAATTTGTAACCTGTGGGAAGACGTGGGCAAACTGGCCTATTTCATGGGGCAAGGGGGCCCTCTGCTGGCAATGTAGGGTACTACAACGTCAATATCAAATTTCATTTAGAATAACAATTTCAGTCTTAGGAGAACCTAAAAATCACAGTTTGCAGAAAAACTAATTCAGTGGATATTAAAATGTATCCTCATTGTTCttcttattgttgttgttgttgttgctgttataataataataataataataataataataataataataataataataataatcatcatcatcatcatcatcatcatcagcacgGGAGGTGGGAGTGTTTGTAACACTGGATGGTCTAAGATTACTGCTGATTGGGGTCTGTGAAGTCACATGACAGAGCCCCTGCTGTGCAAGGCTGCAGAGCTGACCAGCATTCTGATGGCCTTCTGGAATGAGGAAATCAAAGACACCAAAGCAGCCCACAGCCAGCAGTGAATGTATCTGAAACACATCATCTCAGAGGGGTTGGGGGATGGCCAGGGGACATCACGTGACCCCctcttaaaattaaaataaataccacaatTACCTGAATGCATGTCATAGATTTAATTCTGTACTGACaatagaaagttttttttttttttttttataagcttcACAATATATAGAATAGGTATATAGAGAAACCAATACATGTCAAGGTCAGTCTGTCTCAGtctagcccttataaaagtttaccatggtgatCTTGTAGTGCAgtttccccccatgcttttcctatggttatacaatgcatttaccacagcttaccatggtttgccatgttttttaaattgcttcaccatacctctctgtgcttctttACAATGCCTaccaatgcttccctgtcctttcactgtgctttatcactcgctgctgtgcttttactgtggtaaactttcacAAGGGGTGGGTCAGGTGCCCATGGGAGCTACTCTTTGAGGGGCTTCTTCTTCAGCACCCGTATTTTCATTTCCGCCCCCTTGAGGGAGTAGTCGAGCCCCCTCCAGGTTACCCAGTGGATCCCCTTGCCGTGCAGGGTGCTGTTCCCTTGGTAGTAGACCCCGTTGAGGTTGGCACTGTGGCAGTCGTGGTACCAGAACGCCCCGCGGAACTCCATGGCGCAGTTAAAGCTGGCGCCATCCTGGTCTCGATCGAAGGTGCTGAACTTGCGGCCGCTGTGACTGCTCAAGGAATCCCCTGCAGGAGAAACAGAGACCAGCGTGAACATGCTGAGCAATTTATTAAGATTCCTGCTCCTATTAAAGACATCGAACATGCAGCTCTGTAAAACAATTGGTTGTTGACAGTTTTGTAACGTTACTGATATCTTCTTGTCTTTTTCACATAGTTCAATTTCCCTATCGCAAAATACTAATAAACCTGATGAGCCTGTACCGATAAGCCATAGCTTATAAGCCTCTGTGTTTTGTATCAAACCATATGTTTCGGTAGGGCGTCTCCAGAACACCgtgttatattataatatattagaaaaaggtaccagatcttagAATTAAGATAGCATTTTGTTTCTAAACCTAATGTACTGTCCTTCATTTACTGCTTGTGGGTTTCATGTCTTATTGTTGGTGTCGGGAGCTGCATGCTGACCTTTGCCTCGCCATGTTtaaacataatcttcaggtttgggggatcccgagtggcgcatccagtaaaggcgctcctcgcaggatgtgccctatagcctggagatcgcaggtttgaatccaggctatgtccgggctgaccgtgaccgggagttcctagggggcggcgcacaattggctgagcgctgcccgggtagggagggcttaggtcggcaggggaatccacggctcaccgcgcatcagcgacccctgtggccgatagggcgcctgtggctctgcagcggagccgccagatctgtgttgtcctccggcactataggtctggtagcattactgtggatctgcagtgcgaaaaatgacggcttggaaggagcacgtttcggaggacgcgtgtttcagcctccgtttccagagtcggcgggggggttgcgagcggtgagccggggatacagataataattgggcatgctaaattggggtgaaaaccggggtaaaaataattggcgacgactaaattaaaaaaaaaaaataaataataaaaaaaataatcttcaggtttgaacaataccagcggcGGGTCGACTACTCTGATACACAGGAACGACAAGCGGTAGTTTTTTGCCGTTTTGGATTGTGAAAAAATAGTGCTTTTGTTAGACGTTGCAATCTAGAATatatcagggttttttttatgaatatccTATGTGGCTCGTTGAGGCcatctaaaaaaaattaaaaaccgtTTGTTATGTTAAGATCACGAGATCGTTTCTCTTGTGATGTCGAGAAAGGTATTGCGCTATCTCGAGACCACGAAATCATTTATCTCTGGATCTCGAGAAGACGGAAGTCGTTACTTCCGTTTTCCAATGATGCATAAATGATGTCAGGAAAGCAGAAGTCATCACTTCCGTCTTCTCGAGATCCAGAGATAAATGATTTCGTGGTCTCGAGATAGCGCAATACTTTTCTCGACATCACAAGAGAAATGATCTAacgaagatttatttttttccgaTAGCCTCAACGAGCCGCTGTATATGTATTTAGATTTCTtctttgcaacattttattattattattattattattattattattattattattattattattattattattattattattaatttgcaaACTGTATGTATACTGGTAGTCGTCGCCTGTACCGGCTCTGGGATCCAGTGTGATCTGGCACACATGAATCCCCGCTTAGGCACGCTCCTTTTCCATGTTTATTTTCCCGGTCTGGGATCACTAAACTTGCAAAGGTTTTCAAGaataaatgaaattattattttgagattacacttttatttcaaacaaacatctCACGAAGTAAAAGTATATGCAGAGTATAATCGCCACTAAACACTGTGTGCTGTACAAGCGCCTTCTTACCCACTGTGTGTGCACGTTTCTTTTGTCAATGTTTAAATTccagaaataatatttaaattccAGAAACATGTCAGGAAAgttttttaaacagcaagaaaaaatgaaactaaaataacAAAGCAATCAGCACTGCAGGTGCCCGCTGTGACTGTGCCACATGTGCATCAGCACTGCAGGTGCCCGCTGTGACTGTGCCACATGTGCATCAGCACTGCAGGTGCGCGCTGTGACTGTGCCACATGTGCATCAGCACTGCAGGTGCCCGCTGTGACTGTGCCACATGTGCATCAGCACTGCAGGTGCCCGCTGTGACTGTGCCACATGTGCATCAGCACTGCAGGTGCCCGCTGTGACTGTGCCACATGTGCATCAGCACTGCAGGTGCCCGCTGTGACTGTGCCACATGTGCATCAGCACTGCAGGTGCGCGCTGTGACTGTGCCACATGTGCATCAGCACTGCAGGTGCCCGCTGTGACTGTGCCACATGTGCATCAGCACTGCAGGTGCCCGCTGTGACTGTGCCACATGTGCATCAGCACTGCAGGTGCCCGCTGTGACTGTGCCACATGTGCATCAGCACTGCAGGTGCCCGCTGTGACTGTGCCACATGTGCATCAGCACTGCAGGTGCCCGCTGTGACTGTGCCACATGTGCATCAGCACTGCAGGTGCGCTCTGTGACTGTACCACATGTGCATCAGCACTGCAGGTGCCCGCTGTGACTGTGCCACTGTCCACAGTGCTATGACTTTCTTTTATTTCATTCAGGTGCACCCACCAGCTCCCCCATTTCCAAACCCGTACACAGACAGCGTGTAGCCGTCTGTCTCCCCGCTGATGGCGTACGCAGACAGGGCGAAGGAGGAGTAGAAGGCGTAGGCTCTCTTTCCCTCGAAGTCCTGCAGATCCACCCTCAGTTGGTAGTCTCGGTTCATAGTCAGGAGGTGGATGTTCTGCAGGCCTGCCAACAGGTGGGAGGAGGTGTGTTAATACATCAGTGTGCACAgtttacaacaccccattgcttctgatGCTTTCATTTGTAGAGcatgtgaaatcaaaccactcaaactgaaaattgtaaaaataggcaaattagtgattgtctaatttaactgatgacttaataggccacacatgcaattaatttaaaatagtaagagaaaattaACACagtcacaaatggtaaaatgcatgatacttttcagaagttgtttaagatgcctaattaaagcacaaagtgatctaacattttcacacacgagtgcctgttgtttctgcatcactgattactgactgaaaattaaattctcacaccctgaggttttcatctAGGttggtatataaaatatataaatgacaaatcttgtggtgttctaataaatttgcacactagaaacaatattggaagagacagaccaagatccctgcaaaacaaattcagagagctaggaaagaaattaaaagacaagaccaaaactgtggtgtTTTcagggatactgccggcaccttgcaaaggaccatatggacagctggaaatacaaaatcaaaatgcatggctgaaatcgtggtgcacacaggaaggcttcacctttcttgaacattggagcacattctacaacaaggactatctatataggtgggatggattgcacttaaacagaaaaggaaccaatctactcagagaaaggatccttgaggaggtccagaagcatttaaactagaaaggaaggggggagaaaacaaaaaaaacagaagggagaccacatcaaaataAGGGCAATAACTCGGGTAAgccagctattaaatgtatttatctaaatgctagaagtctcaaaaccAAAATGTTAgtacttgaagctactgcactaacaagtaactacgatgtgataggtgttacagaaacttggttatcagagagtgatggagacgaatataatattagtgggtatacactgtataggaaagacaggcaggacagaagaggcggaggggtagcgctatacataagaaatagtcttgaagcccaggtgttaaatcaggacaaagaaaacaatgcagaatcaatatgggtcagaataatggacaaaaattcaaagggcataataataggggcatgctatagaccgccaaattctaTAGTACgaactgttatacaatgacattagaaatgtgtgtagcaaaggagaagccataataatgggggatttcaacttcccccatttaaatgggaaaacctggtggggagcaagACAGCCGatattgaaatggtagaaatgataaataactgcttcctaacacaatttgtcaaggcactgactagaggggaggcatgccttgatttagtgtTTTCCAGTAACAAAGacataataactaaaacagaggtcagagaaccattggcaaactcagatcacaacatggtctcatttgaagtgctttttaaccccccaaaagtaacgactaaagctaaggtttacaattttagaaaagcaaactatgaaggaatgaaacagagactaacagaagtagactggagtaagacaggggttgtaccgacagactggaaaattgcaaacgtaataccgatccacaaaaagggaagcaaaaccgaaccaggtaactacagaccaataagcctgacttatgtaaacttatggaaactataataagatccaaaatggaaaattacctatatggtaacagtatcctgtgagacagtcagcatggttttaggaaagggagatcgtgtctaaataacatgcttgattttttgaggatgcaacatcgacaatggataattgaaaagcatataacatggtttatttagatttccagaaagcttttgacaaagtcctgcataaaaaattaattctcaaactgaatgcagtaggaattcaaggaaatgcatgcacatggattagggagtggttaacatgtagaaaacaaaaagtactgattagaggagaaacctcaaaatggagcgaggtaaccagtggagtaccacagggtattaggtcctctgctattcctaatctacattaataacttagattctggtatagtaagcaaacttgttaaatttgcagacgacacaaaaataggaggagtggcaaacaccattgcagctgCAAAGgtcaaaatgcttggatatattgtgaaaagtgttgaatttaaatcaagggaagtaatgttaaaactttacaatgcattagtaagaccgcatctagaatattgtgttcagttctggtcacctcgttacaaaaaggatattgctgctctagaaagagtgcaaagaagagcgaccagaattatcccaggtttaaaaggcatgtcgtatgcagacaggctaaaagaattaaatctattcagtcttgaacaaagacgactacgcggtgatctgattcaaccattcaaaatcctaaaaggtatagacaatgtcgacccatgggacttttttgacctgaaaaaagaaacaaggaccaggggtcacaaacagagattagataaaagggcattcagaactgaaaataggaggcactttttttacacagagaattgtgggagtctggaaccaactccccagtaatgttgttgaagctgacaccctgggatccttcaagaagctgcttgatgagattctgggatcaataagctactaacaaccaaacgagcaagatgggctgaatggcctcctctcgttagtaaactttcttatgttcttatacagttcaAATGTTTAATTAGAAGTTGACCACTTTCAGTGGGTATTTCATCCCACTTCTCCATTCCTGTCCATGGTGGTAAATAAACTAACACAGTGATTTTCCGATCTCGCCTCCAGAATCTCCTACCTAGCCAGTATTCCCCAGTCGCGTTCCCGAATCCCAGCTTGTAATCGTTCCAGCCTCGGTAGAAATTCACAGACCCGTCCTGCCTCCTCTGGAAAACCTGGAGGGCATTACCAAGGTGTTAGAAACACTTTTAATGAAACCAAGCAAACAGCTTGATGTCATTAAACTGCATCAACTTGTTCAGTTTactaaaaaaaatggaaaatagtTGCACTCAGCAATGCACTCAGTTACAGCttcactagttttctgctcatATCACACGTTTAAAAACACAACATCGATATGCTGCTGCATTCAGCTGCACCAGCTCTGCAAACCTCAACTGGGATACTTCATAGAGCCATACTGTGGAGCTTAAAGAGCCATGTatacacccggggatccttcaagaagctgctcgatgagattctgggatcaataagctactaacaaccaaacgagcaagatgggctgaatggcctcctctcgtttggaaacgttCTTATGTTTAAAACTTTTTGAAGGTTTAACAAGTGAGGCTTTTTTGCATACCATCATTCTTGCAAGACTATCACACTGAAGTCTTCGTTGTTAAAAGTTTGTTCTTTCACTTCAACTAGAGTGAATGTCTTTTCTCCTGCTGCCACACTACGACCTCACTTCCTGTGGTGGCAGGAGAAAGGAGATACACTCTAGTCAAAGAGCAATATAAGATGCGTTTGCTAGGTGAGGGAATGGTCAAAGAGCAATATAAGATGCGTTTGCTAGGTGAGGGAATGGTCAAAGAGCAATTTAAAATGAGTTTGCTAGGTGAGGGAATGGTCAAAGAGTAATATAAGATGAGTTTGCTAGGTGAGGGAA
This genomic window contains:
- the LOC117965590 gene encoding microfibril-associated glycoprotein 4-like, translated to MKGCLFVILWCCLAGWCLSSFPLDCEDVYTAGNFYSGVYKIYPAGGPGFPLYVYCDMYTDGGVWTVFQRRQDGSVNFYRGWNDYKLGFGNATGEYWLGLQNIHLLTMNRDYQLRVDLQDFEGKRAYAFYSSFALSAYAISGETDGYTLSVYGFGNGGAGDSLSSHSGRKFSTFDRDQDGASFNCAMEFRGAFWYHDCHSANLNGVYYQGNSTLHGKGIHWVTWRGLDYSLKGAEMKIRVLKKKPLKE